A genomic region of Arvicola amphibius chromosome X, mArvAmp1.2, whole genome shotgun sequence contains the following coding sequences:
- the LOC119805429 gene encoding LOW QUALITY PROTEIN: doublesex- and mab-3-related transcription factor C1-like (The sequence of the model RefSeq protein was modified relative to this genomic sequence to represent the inferred CDS: deleted 1 base in 1 codon) — MVGEEVSPKCDHYFIAGKNTMHQLQVKVDAATQEDSSGGPVLLSQPPELTSMPYTPETTGQQLAVSLSGELHGLSTMPSMCPSLMIQPCATIDPMLLHSQVLGPSASNQASVSATLEWQEILEAAKALMALKNSSQTRHQPYGVPGPAGERGLQLTSPTMPPRPASSGSLPSGHLYCMSLLT, encoded by the exons ATGGTAGGGGAGGAAGTCTCA CCCAAATGTGATCATTATTTTATAGCTGGAAAGAACACTATGCATCAGCTCCAGGTCAAGGTTGATGCAGCAACCCAGGAG gacagctctggagggccTGTGCTACTGAGTCAGCCCCCAGAACTAACATCTATGCCATATACTCCAGAGACCACAGGGCAACAACTGGCGGTTTCTCTTTCAGGGGAGCTCCATGGGCTCTCTACCATGCCAAGCAT GTGCCCAAGCCTGATGATTCAGCCCTGTGCCACTATTGACCCTATGCTACTGCACTCACAGGTCCTG GGCCCCAGTGCCTCCAACCAGGCTTCAGTTTCTGCTACCTTGGAGTGGCAGGAGATTCTGGAGGCTGCTAAAGCTCTGATGGCtctgaaaaattcttcacagacacgTCACCAGCCCTATGGTGTACCAG gTCCTGCTGGAGAGAGGGGACTGCAGCTGACCAGCCCCACAATGCCACCTCGGCCTGCTAGCTCTGGTTCACTGCCTTCTGGACATCTGTATTGCATGTCCCTCTTGACCTAA